One window from the genome of Eucalyptus grandis isolate ANBG69807.140 chromosome 7, ASM1654582v1, whole genome shotgun sequence encodes:
- the LOC104452479 gene encoding 26S proteasome non-ATPase regulatory subunit 14 homolog, with amino-acid sequence MSGGMERLQRMFAGAGGGLGHPPPDSPTLDSSEQVYISSLALLKMLKHGRAGVPMEVMGLMLGEFVDEYTVRVVDVFAMPQSGTGVSVEAVDHVFQTNMLDMLKQTGRPEMVVGWYHSHPGFGCWLSGVDINTQQSFEALNQRAVAVVVDPIQSVKGKVVIDAFRLINPQTMMLGQEPRQTTSNLGHLNKPSIQALIHGLNRHYYSIAINYRKNELEEKMLLNLHKKKWTDGLTLRRFDTHSKTNEQTVQEMLNLAIKYNKAVQEEDELPPEKLAIANVGRQDAKKHLEEHVSNLMSSNMVQTLGTMLDTVVF; translated from the exons ATGTCCGGTGGTATGGAGAGGCTTCAGAGAATGTTCGCCGGCGCGGGAGGTGGTCTGGGCCACCCGCCCCCCGACTCCCCGACCCTCGATTCATCCGAGCAGGTCTACATCTCCTCCCTCGCCCTCCTCAAGATGCTCAAGCACG GGAGGGCTGGGGTTCCCATGGAAGTGATGGGGTTGATGCTTGGGGAGTTTGTGGACGAGTACACCGTCCGAGTCGTCGATGTGTTTGCTATGCCGCAGAGTGGTACCGGTGTCAGTGTCGAGGCGGTCGATCATGTGTTCCAGACCAACATGCTCGACATGCTCAAACAGACTGGAAG ACCAGAGATGGTGGTAGGTTGGTACCACTCTCATCCTGGCTTTGGATGTTGGCTTTCTGGTGTGGACATCAACACTCAGCAG AGTTTTGAGGCATTAAATCAGCGTGCGGTTGCAGTAGTGGTGGATCCCATCCAGAGTGTCAAAGGGAAGGTTGTGATTGATGCCTTCCGTTTGATCAACCCACAAACCATGATGCTTGGCCAAGAACCCAGGCAGACAACCTCCAACCTTGGACATCTCAACAAACCGTCCATCCAG GCATTGATCCATGGGCTGAACAGACACTATTACTCAATTGCCATCAATTACAGAAAGAATGAACTTGAGGAAAAAATGCTACTTAATCttcacaagaagaaatggaCAGATGGCTTGACGCTTCGTCGTTTTGACACACATTCTAAAACCAATGAACAGACTGTTCAG GAGATGCTGAATTTGGCAATCAAGTATAACAAGGCAGTGCAGGAGGAGGATGAATTGCCACCAGAGAAGCTGGCGATCGCGAATGTGGGAAGGCAAGATGCCAAGAAGCACCTCGAGGAGCACGTTTCCAACCTTATGTCTTCCAACATGGTTCAGACCTTAGGGACCATGCTTGATACCGTAGTCTTCTAA